Genomic segment of Nostoc sp. TCL240-02:
TTATTGGCTTACCAAATGCAGGAAAATCCACTCTAATTTCATCTTTATCAGCAGCACGTCCAAAAATTGCCGACTATCCCTTTACTACCTTGATCCCAAATTTGGGTGTAGTGCGAAAACCGACTGGCGATGGTACTGTTTTCGCCGATATTCCTGGACTAATTGCGGGAGCATCTCACGGGGCTGGGTTGGGGCATGATTTCTTGCGTCATATTGAGCGCACGCGAGTGCTACTTCACTTGATTGATGCCACTAGTGATGATGTCATTAGGGATTACAACACAATTAAAGAAGAATTAAAAGCTTATGGACAGGGTTTAGCAGAACGTCCACAAATTTTGGCGCTGAATAAAATTGATGCCGTAGATCGGGAAACTGTCGATTTGGAGGCTTTAGCTACCCAACTTAATCATCTCTCCTACGCCCCGGTTTTTATAATTTCAGCAGTTACTCGCATCGGCTTAGAGCCGATGTTACAAGAAATCTGGGGAATTCTCGACCAAATGAAGGTTCCTGAAGAAGTGGAGGCATTGAGATAATTCGTAATGGGCTACGCCCCGCTACGCTAACGTAATTACTACTTCATTGGCAGGAAAGAGCAAATATAGATGATTGGAAAAACCACATCTGTCGTAGGGGCAATTCATGAATTGCCCCTACAGCGAGGCTCTATTCTCATCAAAGAATGATTAATAAAAACCTAAAACGACGTATTGACGTTGATACACAACATAATTGTTTTGCAATCTTTGTAAATCTAATTGTAATAAAAGCTCTTAAAATTACGAATTATATTGACTATCTTGAATCAGGGGAATTTTAATCACAAACTCAGTGCCTTTTCCTGGCTGCGAAATACATTCTACGGAACCGCCATGTCTTTCTGTAATGATCTGGTAGCTAATGGCAAGTCCCATTCCTGTACCTTTGCCGATGGGCTTGGTGGTAAAAAAGGGATCAAATAATTGTTTTTTCACATTTTCTGGTATTCCCAATCCATTATCGCCAATCCTAATTATTACCTGATTTGGCTCCTGTAGTTGAGTACAAATGCCAATTATCGGAATTGGGCATTGGTTATTCTCCTTATCTGCTTTACCGCAACTCTCCACTCTCTCTTCTAAAGCATCGATCGCATTTGACAAAATATTCATGAATACTTGGTTTAGCTGCCCAGCGTAACATTCAACCAAGGGGAGTTTGCCATATTCTTTAATTATTTGAATTTTTGGGTGTTGGTCATTACCCTTGAAGCGGCTTTGCAAAATCATCAAAGTACTATCAATTCCCTCATGGATATCAACAGCTTTCATCTCGGCTTCATCCAAGCGCGAAAAAGTTCGCAAAGAAAGTACAATCTCTCGAATGCGGTCTGCCCCAACATTCATTGAGTTTAGTATTTGTGGCAAATCTGACTTCAAAAAGTCTAGTTCGATTTGTTCTGCAAAATCCTGAATTTCTGATATTGGTTCAGGATAATGATTTTGGTAGAGTTGCAAAAGTGAAAGTAAATCTTGAATATATTCCTTGGCAGGGCTAAGGTTGCCATAGATAAAATTGACCGGATTGTTGATTTCATGCGCTACTCCTGCGACTAGTTGACCCAAACTGGACATCTTTTCACCTTGAATTAACTGAGTCTGGGTCTGTTGAACTTCACGGAGTGCAATTTTAAGTTCTTCGGCTTGTTGTCGTAGTTGGGCTTCCGACTTTAGCAAGGCTTCCTTAGCTTGTTTTCGTTCAGTAATGTCTAAAACCATTGACGCAACGCCAATCACCTGGCCATCAGGAGCAATTAACGGGTTGTTATACCACTCGCAGACCATCATCCTGCCATCTCTACTGATGTTATCGTTGACGCTAAAACTCCCTCCACATTGTGTTGATAGAGCGGTGATAATCTCATTTACATGCTTTCTGGCGTTTTCAGGTATTATGCTCTCAAAACGATTCCCCACCATTTCCTCAGTGGTGTATCCAAAGATTCTTTCTGCTGCCCGATTCCATGTCTGAATCTTAAGGTTAGTATTCCATTCAATAATGGCTAAAGGTGTTTGTTCAATCAGCAATGCCAGTCTTTGCTGTGAAGCCCTAAGTTCTGCATCTGCTTGCTTGTATTCAGTAATGTCCCGAAAATACCAAATCCTACCATAATCATCTCCTAATGGAGATGCCTCACCATAAGCTCCTTGCTGTTTACGCACAGGTGCAGAATAGCGCTCAAAAATTCTTCCAGACTTCAGGAAAATTTCATCACGGCTGCTTTTTTCTGGATGCTGGTAAAGATACTCCACCTTCGCTAAAAATTCGTCTGGATTTACTAGTTTGTCTAGTACCCATTCCAGGAGTTGGCGATCGTCGCGTGTTTGGAGCATTACCGCAGGTATTTGCCATAGCTGGGAGAATTTCTGATTGTATGATGTCACTTTACGATTTTCATCAATAATCAGAATTCCGTCGATGGAAGCTTCTTGTTGAGCTTGCAGTACAGCATTAATGCGGTGTAGGTCTTTTTCTGCTTGCTGACGATCGCGCAGTATGGCTTGCTGTTCGCTAATGTTGCAAAGTAACCAACGCCAGCCGATCTGCTGACCTTGTGAATTATACATGGCAACCATCTTGGTACTAGCAGGAAAGGCTGTACCTCCTAGTGACTGTAGTTCGACTTCCCAATCCTGCACCTGCTGCAAATTTGTCAGTTTATTCATGAAGGTTTTGCGGTCTGGTTCGGCGATAAATAGAATGAATGGTTTACCTATTAGATAGTTTTGTCTCACAGATAGTAAGGCTGCTGTTACATAGTTAACCTCTTTGATGATGCCGGCGACATCAGTTACTAAGTAAGCATTTGGAGCAAGATCAAACAAATCCTGGTAACGCCGACGCTCTAATTCTGCCGTTTCACAAGCGATCGCTAATTCTTCGTTTTGTTGACGCAGTTCTTCTAGAGCTTCCCGAAGTGCTTCACAAGTTTGCATAAGATCAGTAATATCGGTAACTCTGTCAGTCACACCCAGAACTTTATCAGCTTCATTCGATAAAATGATGTCTCGAATGCTACCCATTAGAAATTTATTACCAGTCTCATCTTCAAAGCAAGACTTTTTGGTAGAGATAAGATGGGTTATACCCTGAGCATCAGTAAAAAGATCCTGATTCTCATTAGTAATATTTGTGGTGAAAACCAGTTCATCTTTTTGCCGGAACACATCAGCTTCTGCTTGAGGAAAAAAATCATAGTCTGATTTACCAATTAATTCTTCTCGGCTATGACCTATGAAATCACAGTAGTTATCGTTAAGTAATACCCAGCGATGTTGACGGTCTTTTACAAAAATTGGGTCAGATATGCTATTGACCATCTGATGCAGAAATGCTGAGGAAAAGTTTTGCTGCTGCGTGTTGTGTTTTTGCGCGAGGTTATCTAAGAATCTAGGATGGTTCATACCGGAATTTATCTCTAAAATTTGGCAATAAGCCTCTATCTGGTTGCACTACATAAAACTGCCCTTCTCAGATTCGGAGAAGGATACACTTGAATGAAATTTCAAGGCAAGGCGAAATTTGTGGAACTCACGTTTATTTAGCTCCATGTATCTCAGCATGAGTATTATTTATTATTCCCAGACTAAGTATGAATGCAACAAGCAAACTCATCTTTAACTTTTAGTCTTTCCAGAAAAATTGGGACTAGGAAGATTTTCTTCTCTATGGAAATAAAGACGCTAGGCGATCGCACTTATCATCTGTGGTGTAGTCTTTTTAATTATTCGCGCCCTGATCTCCCACTGAAATTTGCACTCAGAATTAGTGACAGGATATAAAACGGGCGATATTTGTTGGATTAAGTAATATCATCATGTCTGGCTAATTAGTTGTTATTGCAAACGAAGTGTTCATGGCGCATCTATATCTGATAAGAGATACGACATTGCTCAGTGAAGTTAGGAGGCTACACTGTACTTTGTAATCCAAGTCAGTGCGGCTAGTTCACGTAGAAATTGATACAAAAGCTTAAAGGCTTTGCTTACTGGTAAAAAAACGGAGTTAGACTAGAATTGCAGGGTAACAATCAGAGGAAAATTATGATGAGCGATCGCGACTATACATTAATTATTGATAAAAGCGGTAGCATGTCTACACCCGACCAAGTGGGCGGTAGAAGTAGATGGGAGATTGCCCAAGAGTCTACACTCGCTTTGGCAAGAAAGGCTGAACAGTTTGACCCCGATGGCATCACGGTTTACTTGTTTTCCGGTAGATTTAAACGCTACGATGATGTCACCTCAGCCAAAGTCGCACAGATATTTCTCGAAAATGACCCTGCTGGGACGACAAACTTAGCTGGTGTGCTTCAAGACGCACTCAATAATTACTTTCAACGTAAAGCAGCCGGTAAAAGCAAGCCAAACGGAGAGACAATTTTAGTCATCACCGATGGGGAACCAGACGATCGCAAAGCTGTATTTGAAGTTATCATTCATGCTACTCGCCAGATGGAGCGTGATGAAGAATTAGGAATTTCGATCATTCAAGTAGGTTCAGATGCCCAAGCGACTAAGTTCCTCAAAGCTTTGGATGACCAGTTGCAAAGCGTTGGCGCTAAATTTGATATTTGCGACACGGTTACTTTAGACGACTTAGAAGAAATGAGTCTTGTAGATGTATTGACTAACGCAATAACTGACTGATTAGTTTAAAGTTTTTTATTAAATAATTGGGAAAATTATAAATGCTAGAAAATCGTGATTACACCTTAATTATTGACAAAAGCGGCAGCATGGCAACCCAAGATCAAAAGGGTGGCAGAAGTAGATGGTTTGCAGCACAGGAATCTACTTTAGCTTTAGCTAGCAAGTGTGAGCAGTTTGACCCAGATGGTATCACGATTTATTTATTTTCTGGTAAATTCAAGCGATACGAAAACGTTACATCTAGTCTAGTAGGGCAAATTTTCCGAGAAAATGATCCCTCTGGTACAACTGACTTGGCAGGTGTATTGAAACACGCAACTGACGATTACTTACAACGCAAAGCAGCCGGTCAAACAAAGCCAAATGGTGAAACAATTTTAGTGGTTACTGATGGTGAACCAGACGATCGCAAAGCAGTTATGAAGGTAATTATTGAAGCTTCTCGCCGCATCGATCGAGATGAAGAATTAGCCATTTCCTTCATTCAAGTCGGCACAGATGTACAAGCTACTCGCTTTCTGAAAGTCTTAGATGATGAACTTCAAAGTGCTGGTGCTAAGTTTGATATCTGTGACACCATTACTATGGAAGATATGGAAGATATGAGTCTATCAGAAGTTCTGCTCAATGCCATTAATGATTAGCTATACCATTTATAGGAATTGCAAAAATGGATTCCATTGATAAGCTGTTAGCCGAACTCAAAACTGAATATAAAGAAGTACAATCACAACAGCAACAGTCAAAATCAGCCACAGCTAAATCCTTTATTCCATCATTGCCAAAGTCGGCATCTTTTATGGATAACATTTTGGCAGAGGTTAAGGCTAGTTTTGCAGAAGAGGATGCTGCTATTGAGTTAAAAAAACAACAAGAACTAGAACAGGAACGAATTCGCCAAGAACAACTCAAAGCCAAACAATTAGAGGCTTTGAAAATACAGGCAAAAGAATGGTTAGCCAAAGTAGATCCACTCTCGTCGGAAGGACTTTGGTTTGAAAGGTTCGCTGAAAGTTACACCTCAAAATTAGAGGCAGCGGTTGAATATTTGAGAAGCAATGAATAAACGTCTTCAAAAAAAATGTAGAGACGTAAAATATTGCGTCTCTATTAATTTCTAGACATATCTAAATAAACAATTCAAGATTCAAAAATAATCTTTTATCTCAAACAGGACTTACGCAAAAAATACCCCAAACCCTAATTTCCAGTTAGGGGCAATTCATGTAGACGCGGAGCGGCTTACCGCAGGGTATTGCCCCTACGGTGTGTAGTTTTGCGTAAGTCCGATCAAATTTAAAATGAGCAATTATTATTTATTATCCATGCTCAATATTGATGGTGATTTGTTCGATTTGAGTGTTGAACAGCCCATTCATGCATAGCATAGAGAATTGGTTGCAAAGTTTCTCCTAAATGCGTTAGCGAATATTCTACCTTTGGTGGAATTTGAGGATAAATTTCTCGATTGATAATGCCGTCTTGCTCCATTTCTCTAAGTTGCTGAGTCAACATCTTTTGCGTAACTCCGGGTAAAGCTCGTTGTAACTCACCAAACCGTTTTACGCCAGTCATTAATTCTCTAATAATCAAAACTTTCCAGCGTCCACCAATTACCTTTAGGGTAGTTTCTACTTCACAAGTCAGCCTGAGATTGTTTTCTGCTTCAGCTTTCATAGTCAGTTTTTAAGAAGTACCTTACTTAGGTTTGCTGGTAGTACCGCTAGTTAAAAGTATGGGTACATCTACAACACTCCACAAAATTTAACTGCTTTCTTTGATAGACTAAATTTTTTTAATATTAGATACTCAATGATAACTATAATTACGTAGCTATCAACTCAGAATCGATTTCCGACGGCGCACTATCTTGGACTAGCGATCGCGTTTCGCCATTACGCTGGAGGATACCGCCAACCATTGCTAACAAGGCGTTTACCTTGCGGGTTCGCCACATATCTACAAGTTTTTCCACTTTGGCAGCAGACATCCGTCGCATCATCGCTTCATAGAGATAAGCAGCATGTCCAGTTTCATCTTGAGCAATACTTAGCATTCCTAACTTCAAGTTACGATCGGTTGGCTCGTTATCAGGTAATACTTTCGCCATTCGCGCAAAGTCTTTACTAGCATCTAACTCAAGAATGTATGTGCTAGCCATAAATACATCCCAGTCAATGACAGCAGGTTTTAGCTGTTCTTGCGTGTAGCCTTCAAAGAATGCTGCAAAAAATGGGCTACGTTGCTGTTGTGATTTATTTGTGGTTGTAGTTTGGGGTTGACGCTTAAAATCCATAACTTGTTTATTCATCTGTTGTAAGGCGTGGGCAAAAACTTTACCATGCCTAGTCTCATCTGATGCATGTTTTGCTAATTTTTCGGCTAGCCATGTATCGCCTTCGGCTGCGGCGCGATCGCTAAGTGTAGATAAAAACGGCACAGAACCAGATTCAGCAAAATAAAACCCCGCAAGGATGTTGGGACGGGTTTTTAAATCACGGATTTGAGCAGCAGAGTAATAGGCAAAAGCACCTGAACCAGCTAAATGCAGAATGTGAGTTAAGAAGTTCATCAGAAATTGCCACTGGTAATTAGAAGGTTACAATTCTTATACTAATGTGCATTTTATATTCGTTGTCGCCAGAGGGTTTTACCGATTGGAATTTTGAATTGTGGCAGTATGTCAAAGGTTAACAAATATATCTGGTCATTTTGCTAATATCATCCCACAGAGGTAATGCAGGTGAGTTGGGATGGAGAAATTAACTAAACCAGTACGATTTTGGCTTTGTGCAACTATCATGATTTTGGGTTTGATAGGCTGTGATCGCTTTGTCAATACTTCTGGAGAACCAGTTGAGCGTGTCAGTGATGGCGACACTATAGTAGTTAAAGATAGCAGTGGGAAAAATTTTACTGTGCGCTTTGCTTGTGTAGATGCCCCAGAAATAGCCCACTCTAATAAAGAAAAGCAGAGTAAACGCACTAGCGATCGCAATCAATTTACTTGGGGTGTGAAAGCCCAAGAACGGGTACAACAACTGGTGCAACAAGGAGGCGATCGCGTAACTTTGAATATCACCGATAGCGATCGCTATGGACGCAAAATTGCCGAAGTCCGTTTACAAAATGGCACTTTTGTGCAGCAGATATTGTTAAAAGAAGGATTGGCAAAAGTGTATCGTCCTTATTTAAACAAGTGTCCTAGCAAAGACTTAATTCAACAAGCTGAAGCTGAAGCCAAGGAACAACGCCTTGGTATTTGGAGTGACGCTAAATTCGTTAATCCTTGGGAATATCGCACCCTATCAAAAAAATAAAAACTCTAGCTGTTTCTAATTGAATACACTACATCGTTTGGCATTGCATATTTACCACATCATTTAGCAACTCCCACATTCCCCCTGCCCCCTGCCTCCCCTACTCCTCTTTCCAAGTTTGCAGTTGAAAATAAACTAGTACCAGCGTCACTGCTAGTAATATTGTCGCTGCTGCTGCTGCATAACCAAAATCAAACTGAGCAAAAGCCTCTTGATAAATGTAGTAAACCAGCAAATTAGTAGAATTCAATGGGCCACCGCCAGTCATGACAAAAACTTGCTCAAAACTCCGCAATGTAAAAATTGCAGTAGTGATGATTGCAAATATCACAGTAGGGCGCAATCCGGGCAGAGTAATATACCAAAATTGTTGCCAAGCATTTGCTCCATCCAAATCTGCTGCTTCATAACGACTGGGAGGAATTGCTTGCAAGCCTGCTAAAAAAACTACCATATTGAAACCCAGTTGTTTCCAAATACTCATTAAAATAATTACTGGCATTGCCCAAAATGTGTCTCCTAGCCAGGGTATAGCTGCAATACCAAAAAAATCTAAAAGTCCGTTAACTGGGCCTGATGTTTGAAACAGCCAGCGAAATCCCAAGCCGGCTGCCACAAGTGAAATAATCGAAGGTAGAAAGTATGCACTCCGCATGATGCCCCGCAAGGGAATAGAGCGGTTTAATAGCACAGCCAATCCCAAGGAGATAACTAAACTGGGAATGATGGTGGCAACAGTAAAATAAAAGGTGTTACCCAAAACTTGCCAGAAGTCGGGGTTAAGTAGCAAGCGCCAATAGTTTTTTAAGCCTATCCAATAAGTACCTTTTAAGGTGAAACTACCAGCAGTAAAGCTGAGGTAGAACAAATAAGCGATCGGCCAAATGATAAAAACACCCAGTAAAGTTAGTGCTGGTGTGAGAAAAGTCCAGGCGGCTACTGTATCAGTATCCAACCAAGACTTAGTATATATTTTTTTTTGCATCTATAATTTTTCCTCTTAGCTGTTTATGACCCTCCGCCCTGATTCTACCCTTAGCTTGGTTTCTCCCAGCATTAGCGATATTTGCCAACAAGTCGTTCCTTTATAGCGATCGCTTGGGTAAACTCTTGGTTCATAATTATCTCTAGTTGGAGTCTTTAAACTAATTTTTGCATCAAAGCCCAGTAGGTGTGTAGTTTACAGCCGTAGGCATCGCTTATACTTTAATATGCTATTATTGGCATAATTAGCATTACATGAGTAAAAAATAAGAAAAACCCCTCAAATGGATTGCAAGCGCTCTTGATGATTTAAAAGATTTCCCTGAAGATGTACAAGATGTAATGGGTTATGCTCTGGATTTAGCACAACATGGTGAAAAGCATCCTGACGCAAAACCTTTGTATGGATTTACAGGCACTGGGGTTTTAGAAATTGTAGATGATTTTGAAGGAGATATATACAGGGCAATTTATACTGTTAAATTTGCAGGATTTGTTTACCTATTACATTCATTTCAAAAGAAATCAAAACACGGTATTGCTACACCAAAACAAGATATACATTTAGTTAAAAAGAGACTCCAGGTTGCTCAGGAAGATTATTTACAAGAAATAGCAAAAACAGTCGAGTAAAAAATGAGCAACGAAAATGATGTTTATATTAGTAACGGAAATATCTTTGCTGATCTAGGATTGTCTAATCCTGAAGAGCGCTTAATTAAAGCAGAACTTGCACGCAAAATTAGTGAAATTATTGTTAATCGCCAATTAAATCAAGTCCAAGCAGCCGAGGTTCTTGGAATAGATCAACCAAAAATATCTGCTTTAACTAGAGGGAAACTAAAAGATTTTTCAATAGATAGATTGATCAGATTTATAAACATTTTAGGTAATGATGTAGAAATTACAATTAAGCCTAAACCAGAAAGCCATTCAATTGCTTGCACGACTGTAATTTGTGAATAATTTTTAACCTAAAAGGCATACAGATCGTGATGATTTAACGCGGATGATTTCTACAAGAAAGGCAACCAAATATGAGCAACGAATCTATTTTGAGACATCGCTTGGGTAAGCTCTTTGTTCATAATCATCTTTAGTTAGAGTCTTTAGTTAAACTAAGTTTTATGCGTACTCAATTAAGCGTCTATTTTCCTGGTTTGTGTGATAGCTCTTACTCAGAAAATTCCAATTCATCTGGTAATTTGTTTCCCTTGAAGTTAGATCGGTCTTCGGCTGGTTAGAGTATTTTTATGCCCAATGCCCTATTTACCTTTCTATAGGAATATCCAATGCCTTTAGCTTCAATTCTTGAGCCGGATAATCAGTGAGAGAAAGTGATATTTTCTTGACACCACTAAGTAAAGCTGTGGGAATACTCACTGTACCTGAAAATGCTGGCCCATTTACAGGCAATTCTGTTGGTAAACCCTCTGTACTAGCGCTCAGGGCTCGTCCTTTATCATCGGTAACATCTAAAAAACTATACAGGAAGCGCACAGAATCCTTACCTTTGTTCTGCATTTTCACTTTCAGTACCAAATCACCACCAGAGTAGCGGGCAGATTGCACAGACATAGTTACACCCTCACTTTGGGCAGTAACAGGAAAACCTGGCAGGGGTTTTTCTTCAACCACTTCTGAAGGTTTTTCCTCTGGTTTTTGCTTGCTGCTATTGGTTTGTATATCTTTAGGTTTTGTCACAGAAGTAGTTGATAATTGACCCTTAAAAATTTCATGACCTGCTACTGCTGTTACCAAACCTAAACCTCCCAAGCCAGCCCACTTCAAAAACTTTTGTCGGGTTAGCTGTAATTTTTGGCGATATTCTGCTTTCTCTTGCTGCCGTTGTTTCTCTGCCTTTTGCTGTT
This window contains:
- the obgE gene encoding GTPase ObgE → MQFIDQAKIEVEAGKGGDGIVAFRREKYVPTGGPSGGNGGRGGSVFFVADENLQTLLDFRYNHRFQAEKGTRGGPNNCTGAAGKDLIIEVPCGTTIYDAETGELLGDLTEPQQTLRIAQGGKGGLGNQHFLSNRNRAPEYALPGLPGEIKQLRLELKLLAEVGIIGLPNAGKSTLISSLSAARPKIADYPFTTLIPNLGVVRKPTGDGTVFADIPGLIAGASHGAGLGHDFLRHIERTRVLLHLIDATSDDVIRDYNTIKEELKAYGQGLAERPQILALNKIDAVDRETVDLEALATQLNHLSYAPVFIISAVTRIGLEPMLQEIWGILDQMKVPEEVEALR
- a CDS encoding PAS domain S-box protein, which gives rise to MNHPRFLDNLAQKHNTQQQNFSSAFLHQMVNSISDPIFVKDRQHRWVLLNDNYCDFIGHSREELIGKSDYDFFPQAEADVFRQKDELVFTTNITNENQDLFTDAQGITHLISTKKSCFEDETGNKFLMGSIRDIILSNEADKVLGVTDRVTDITDLMQTCEALREALEELRQQNEELAIACETAELERRRYQDLFDLAPNAYLVTDVAGIIKEVNYVTAALLSVRQNYLIGKPFILFIAEPDRKTFMNKLTNLQQVQDWEVELQSLGGTAFPASTKMVAMYNSQGQQIGWRWLLCNISEQQAILRDRQQAEKDLHRINAVLQAQQEASIDGILIIDENRKVTSYNQKFSQLWQIPAVMLQTRDDRQLLEWVLDKLVNPDEFLAKVEYLYQHPEKSSRDEIFLKSGRIFERYSAPVRKQQGAYGEASPLGDDYGRIWYFRDITEYKQADAELRASQQRLALLIEQTPLAIIEWNTNLKIQTWNRAAERIFGYTTEEMVGNRFESIIPENARKHVNEIITALSTQCGGSFSVNDNISRDGRMMVCEWYNNPLIAPDGQVIGVASMVLDITERKQAKEALLKSEAQLRQQAEELKIALREVQQTQTQLIQGEKMSSLGQLVAGVAHEINNPVNFIYGNLSPAKEYIQDLLSLLQLYQNHYPEPISEIQDFAEQIELDFLKSDLPQILNSMNVGADRIREIVLSLRTFSRLDEAEMKAVDIHEGIDSTLMILQSRFKGNDQHPKIQIIKEYGKLPLVECYAGQLNQVFMNILSNAIDALEERVESCGKADKENNQCPIPIIGICTQLQEPNQVIIRIGDNGLGIPENVKKQLFDPFFTTKPIGKGTGMGLAISYQIITERHGGSVECISQPGKGTEFVIKIPLIQDSQYNS
- a CDS encoding VWA domain-containing protein, translating into MMSDRDYTLIIDKSGSMSTPDQVGGRSRWEIAQESTLALARKAEQFDPDGITVYLFSGRFKRYDDVTSAKVAQIFLENDPAGTTNLAGVLQDALNNYFQRKAAGKSKPNGETILVITDGEPDDRKAVFEVIIHATRQMERDEELGISIIQVGSDAQATKFLKALDDQLQSVGAKFDICDTVTLDDLEEMSLVDVLTNAITD
- a CDS encoding VWA domain-containing protein; this translates as MLENRDYTLIIDKSGSMATQDQKGGRSRWFAAQESTLALASKCEQFDPDGITIYLFSGKFKRYENVTSSLVGQIFRENDPSGTTDLAGVLKHATDDYLQRKAAGQTKPNGETILVVTDGEPDDRKAVMKVIIEASRRIDRDEELAISFIQVGTDVQATRFLKVLDDELQSAGAKFDICDTITMEDMEDMSLSEVLLNAIND
- a CDS encoding helix-turn-helix domain-containing protein encodes the protein MKAEAENNLRLTCEVETTLKVIGGRWKVLIIRELMTGVKRFGELQRALPGVTQKMLTQQLREMEQDGIINREIYPQIPPKVEYSLTHLGETLQPILYAMHEWAVQHSNRTNHHQY
- a CDS encoding ferritin-like domain-containing protein; translated protein: MNFLTHILHLAGSGAFAYYSAAQIRDLKTRPNILAGFYFAESGSVPFLSTLSDRAAAEGDTWLAEKLAKHASDETRHGKVFAHALQQMNKQVMDFKRQPQTTTTNKSQQQRSPFFAAFFEGYTQEQLKPAVIDWDVFMASTYILELDASKDFARMAKVLPDNEPTDRNLKLGMLSIAQDETGHAAYLYEAMMRRMSAAKVEKLVDMWRTRKVNALLAMVGGILQRNGETRSLVQDSAPSEIDSELIAT
- a CDS encoding thermonuclease family protein; this translates as MEKLTKPVRFWLCATIMILGLIGCDRFVNTSGEPVERVSDGDTIVVKDSSGKNFTVRFACVDAPEIAHSNKEKQSKRTSDRNQFTWGVKAQERVQQLVQQGGDRVTLNITDSDRYGRKIAEVRLQNGTFVQQILLKEGLAKVYRPYLNKCPSKDLIQQAEAEAKEQRLGIWSDAKFVNPWEYRTLSKK
- a CDS encoding carbohydrate ABC transporter permease, coding for MQKKIYTKSWLDTDTVAAWTFLTPALTLLGVFIIWPIAYLFYLSFTAGSFTLKGTYWIGLKNYWRLLLNPDFWQVLGNTFYFTVATIIPSLVISLGLAVLLNRSIPLRGIMRSAYFLPSIISLVAAGLGFRWLFQTSGPVNGLLDFFGIAAIPWLGDTFWAMPVIILMSIWKQLGFNMVVFLAGLQAIPPSRYEAADLDGANAWQQFWYITLPGLRPTVIFAIITTAIFTLRSFEQVFVMTGGGPLNSTNLLVYYIYQEAFAQFDFGYAAAAATILLAVTLVLVYFQLQTWKEE
- a CDS encoding type II toxin-antitoxin system RelE/ParE family toxin; this encodes MASALDDLKDFPEDVQDVMGYALDLAQHGEKHPDAKPLYGFTGTGVLEIVDDFEGDIYRAIYTVKFAGFVYLLHSFQKKSKHGIATPKQDIHLVKKRLQVAQEDYLQEIAKTVE
- a CDS encoding helix-turn-helix domain-containing protein gives rise to the protein MSNENDVYISNGNIFADLGLSNPEERLIKAELARKISEIIVNRQLNQVQAAEVLGIDQPKISALTRGKLKDFSIDRLIRFINILGNDVEITIKPKPESHSIACTTVICE